Proteins encoded within one genomic window of Papio anubis isolate 15944 unplaced genomic scaffold, Panubis1.0 scaffold66, whole genome shotgun sequence:
- the LOC116273408 gene encoding DNA-directed RNA polymerase II subunit RPB1-like: MSASKNSGVFSGSSYERFPSPDSPSHASLARLLPLRPRNSDLRESSSPGIWSYHSPSSRASPHSPPSSPETHKLPFPFPNRDGQSVKPLDSPVSSSGDSLASPRSSIIYHTFLLPSPSSSSPALGESPVSPSYSPNNPRFQLESAPHTQESHTDSEASGRSSPMSFISSPPALRDSPVCPSYSPTIPSFLRESAPCTQESPRNSQVSGDYERSSSPDSSRFMPASPSFSLSPPRNSDPRGSSSPGMRKYLSSSLRTSPLAHIQHQRNFTTLHFPRLTKQDSH; this comes from the coding sequence ATGTCTGCCTCTAAGAACAGTGGCGTCTTTTCTGGCTCTTCCTATGAGCGGTTCCCCAGCCCGGACTCCCCGAGTCACGCTAGCCTCGCCCGGCTTCTCCCTCTCCGCCCCAGAAACTCAGACTTAAGAGAAAGCTCCTCACCAGGGATCTGGAGCTACCATTCACCATCCTCTAGGGCTTCACCCCACTCACCTCCGTCATCACCAGAAACCCACAAGCTCCCATTTCCCTTTCCTAACCGTGATGGGCAATCAGTGAAGCCACTGGACTCTCCCGTGTCTTCCTCTGGGGATTCTTTAGCTTCACCACGTTCATCGATAATATACCACACGTTCTTACTGCCATCACCCAGCAGCTCATCCCCAGCTCTCGGGGAGTCTCCTGTGTCTCCCAGCTACTCTCCAAACAACCCCAGATTTCAGCTGGAGTCAGCCCCCCACACCCAGGAATCACATACAGACTCAGAAGCCTCAGGGCGCTCCTCCCCTATGTCTTTCATCTCTTCACCCCCAGCCCTCAGGGACTCTCCTGTGTGTCCCAGTTACTCTCCAACCATTCCCAGCTTTCTGCGGGAGTCAGCCCCATGCACCCAGGAGTCCCCCAGAAACTCACAGGTCTCAGGAGATTATGAGCGGTCCTCCAGCCCTGACTCCTCAAGATTCatgcctgcctctcccagcttctccctctcccctcccagaaACTCAGACCCAAGGGGCAGCTCCTCACCAGGGATGCGGAAGTACCTTTCATCATCCCTCAGGACTTCACCACTCGCGCACATCCAACATCAGCGCAATTTCACAACTTTACATTTCCCCCGGCTAACCAAGCAGGACAGTCACTGA